One window from the genome of Micromonospora aurantiaca ATCC 27029 encodes:
- a CDS encoding isocitrate lyase/PEP mutase family protein has protein sequence MDDQQTRARQFRALHLPGEPLILVNAWDALSARIVAAAGARAVATTSAGVAWSRGAPDGDALARDTAVDVIRRVADAVRVPVTADIESGYGDSPAEVAETVTAVLAAGAVGVNVEDSRHDGGGPLRPVDEQVARLAAIRAAADRAGIPLYVNARVDTCLRRAGGVPETVARAEAYLAAGADGIFVPGTVEPETVAALAAAIPAPLNVLAGPGAPPVAELARLGVARVSIGPAVAEAAYAVAQRAAAEVLGAGTYDALAGGLDFDALNELMRS, from the coding sequence GTGGACGATCAGCAGACCCGAGCCCGGCAGTTCCGTGCCCTGCACCTGCCCGGTGAACCACTGATCCTGGTCAACGCCTGGGACGCGCTGAGCGCCCGGATCGTCGCCGCAGCCGGCGCCCGCGCGGTCGCGACCACGAGCGCCGGGGTCGCGTGGAGCCGCGGCGCCCCGGACGGCGACGCGCTCGCCCGGGACACCGCCGTCGACGTGATCCGCCGGGTGGCAGACGCGGTCCGCGTGCCGGTCACCGCCGACATCGAATCCGGGTACGGCGACAGCCCCGCCGAGGTCGCCGAGACGGTCACCGCGGTGCTCGCCGCCGGGGCCGTCGGTGTCAACGTGGAGGACTCCCGGCACGACGGCGGAGGCCCGCTGCGCCCGGTCGACGAGCAGGTCGCCCGGCTCGCCGCGATCCGGGCCGCCGCCGACCGCGCCGGCATCCCGCTGTACGTCAACGCGCGGGTGGACACCTGTCTGCGCCGGGCCGGTGGCGTACCCGAGACTGTCGCGCGCGCCGAGGCGTACCTGGCGGCCGGCGCGGACGGGATCTTCGTACCCGGAACCGTGGAACCGGAGACGGTGGCCGCGCTGGCGGCGGCGATCCCGGCGCCGCTGAACGTGCTGGCCGGGCCGGGCGCGCCGCCGGTCGCCGAACTGGCGCGGCTCGGCGTGGCCCGGGTGAGCATCGGACCGGCGGTGGCCGAGGCCGCGTACGCGGTGGCCCAGCGGGCGGCGGCGGAGGTGCTCGGCGCCGGGACGTACGACGCGCTCGCCGGCGGGCTCGACTTCGACGCGTTGAACGAGCTGATGCGGAGCTGA
- a CDS encoding PKD domain-containing protein: MHMIERGRWRRTAARLGVATVVAAAGVTVSAAPAQATATRTVAFFSMDEPTSSTVLTDYSGNGRHGTIGGEVVTGALYAGATGHRFATHLPTDKEYVPGHVDLVPHSTDFNPDAGDFSVTIRYRTTYSFGNILQKGQGNTAGGYWKFEAPNGKPKCLFRGADGASRTGYTDVPISDGQWHTVTCNRTSAYVEMYVDGVRTSRLNGPTGTIANTWPLSVGGKSQCDGTKVTCDYFAGDIDYVKILKGSGGPANQAPVAALTPTCSGLVCTFSGAASTDADGAIQDHSWAFGDGDTTGTASVPTTSHTYAAAGTYPVTLTVTDDRGATGTATVDVTVAPVPERISFVGQATANANWTSHTVTVPAGVQAGDTLLLVLSQNTHTGTGEPTGVTGWARLDRLDGGFATTTAWWKTASAGDAGTAVRVTLDSQAKGNLVLAAYRGVAPGGPVFARATDPASTATRITPYAPVTAAQSWAVSYWLHGDSTSTALTPPSGVAVRSNTSQTGGGRVTGLLADSASSVPTGSYGGLTATGAAASTTTTTWTFVLPPA; the protein is encoded by the coding sequence ATGCACATGATCGAGCGGGGACGGTGGCGGCGGACGGCCGCCCGGTTAGGGGTGGCGACTGTCGTCGCGGCTGCCGGGGTGACGGTCTCGGCCGCGCCCGCGCAGGCCACCGCGACACGGACGGTGGCGTTCTTCAGCATGGACGAGCCGACATCGTCGACGGTGCTGACCGACTACAGCGGCAACGGCCGCCACGGCACGATCGGCGGCGAGGTGGTCACCGGCGCGCTCTACGCCGGGGCGACCGGCCACCGCTTCGCCACCCACCTGCCCACCGACAAGGAGTACGTCCCGGGCCACGTCGACCTGGTGCCGCACAGCACCGACTTCAACCCGGACGCCGGGGACTTCTCGGTGACCATCCGCTACCGGACCACGTACTCCTTCGGGAACATCCTCCAGAAGGGACAGGGCAACACGGCCGGCGGCTACTGGAAGTTCGAGGCCCCGAACGGTAAGCCGAAGTGCCTGTTCCGGGGCGCGGACGGCGCCTCCCGGACCGGCTACACGGACGTGCCGATCTCCGACGGCCAGTGGCACACGGTCACCTGCAACCGCACCTCCGCGTACGTGGAGATGTACGTCGACGGCGTGCGGACCAGCCGCCTCAACGGGCCGACCGGCACCATCGCCAACACCTGGCCGCTGTCCGTGGGTGGCAAGAGCCAGTGCGACGGTACGAAGGTCACCTGCGACTACTTCGCCGGCGACATCGACTACGTGAAGATCCTGAAGGGATCGGGCGGCCCGGCCAACCAGGCGCCGGTGGCAGCGCTGACACCCACCTGCTCCGGGCTGGTGTGCACGTTCTCCGGCGCGGCCTCCACCGACGCCGACGGCGCGATCCAGGACCACAGCTGGGCCTTCGGTGACGGTGACACCACGGGCACCGCCTCCGTACCGACCACGTCGCACACGTACGCGGCTGCCGGCACCTACCCGGTCACGCTCACCGTCACCGACGACCGGGGCGCCACCGGCACCGCGACAGTCGACGTGACGGTGGCGCCCGTACCGGAGCGGATCTCGTTCGTCGGCCAGGCCACCGCGAACGCCAACTGGACCAGCCACACGGTCACCGTCCCGGCCGGTGTGCAGGCCGGTGACACGCTGCTGCTCGTGCTCAGCCAGAACACGCACACCGGCACCGGTGAGCCGACCGGGGTGACCGGCTGGGCCAGGCTCGACCGCCTCGACGGTGGCTTCGCCACCACCACCGCCTGGTGGAAGACCGCGAGCGCGGGTGACGCCGGCACTGCGGTCCGGGTGACACTGGACAGCCAGGCGAAGGGCAACCTGGTGCTGGCCGCGTACCGGGGGGTGGCACCGGGAGGGCCGGTCTTCGCCAGGGCCACCGACCCGGCGAGCACCGCCACCCGGATCACCCCCTACGCGCCGGTGACCGCCGCGCAGAGCTGGGCCGTGTCGTACTGGCTGCACGGCGACAGCACCTCCACCGCGCTCACCCCGCCGTCCGGCGTGGCGGTGCGCAGCAACACCTCGCAGACCGGCGGCGGCCGGGTGACCGGCCTGCTCGCCGACTCGGCGAGCAGCGTGCCGACCGGCAGCTACGGCGGACTCACCGCCACGGGCGCCGCGGCCAGCACGACCACCACCACGTGGACGTTCGTCCTGCCCCCGGCCTGA
- a CDS encoding DUF6458 family protein: MGIGTSIFLIAVGAILTFALNASVGGVDLDVVGWILMAAGVLGLIMTTLVWGRRRQVVTTTAEQPVEYRRVEERRDVAPPM, from the coding sequence GTGGGTATCGGTACGAGCATTTTCCTGATCGCGGTCGGCGCGATCCTCACGTTCGCGCTCAACGCCAGCGTCGGCGGGGTCGACCTCGACGTCGTCGGCTGGATCCTGATGGCGGCCGGCGTCCTCGGCCTCATCATGACCACGCTGGTCTGGGGCCGCCGTCGCCAGGTGGTCACGACCACCGCCGAGCAGCCGGTGGAGTACCGCCGGGTCGAGGAGCGCCGGGACGTCGCCCCGCCGATGTGA